The Corynebacterium occultum sequence GGTGGCCTCCTGGTGGGAGCCCTCGATGTGGATGTTGACGGCCGGCTCATCCATCACACCGTTGTCGATGCCCTTGATCCAGTACTCGTACCAGCGGAACATCTCATCATGGGCGTCGACGAAGGGGCGGGAATTCATCGGCGGGTAGGCCAGGACATCCAGTTTCTTCGGGCCCTGGACGGTGTTGTAGAGCTCGATGGTGCCGTCCATGGTCCAGCCACGTCCCTGCGCGATCTGCAGGTAGGTGGGGATCTGGATGTTCTCGGCCAGGGTGATCGGGTTGCGCTCCTCGTACCACTCACCGTCGAGGTCGTTCATCACGATGTCGAACCAGGCCTCATGGTTCTTGGGGTAGGTCAGGGTGTGGAACATATTCGGCCAGGCGGCGACATCGGCGTCCTTGAGGCGTTCCGCCACGAGCTCGGCGATCTCGGACTTGGAGTATTTCTCCAGCATGCGGGACTTCACCCCGTCGGTGAAGGCCCAGCCGGAGTCGCCGCCCCGGCCTTCCCTGGCGGCGCGCGGCATCAGCCACATCACGCCACCGTGATAGGTGGTCTCGTAGAAGTCATAGTGGCCGCCGTTGACGAAGATGGCCTTCAGGGCCGGGGGGTTCTCGGCGGCGGCCAGCACCGACATGGAACCGAAGTAGGAGGTGCCGATCATGCCGACATTGCCGTCACACCAGGGCTGCTCGGCGACCCACTGGATGAAGTCATAAGCGTCCTCGCCGAGGGAGACTCCGCCGGCGTTGTAGTTGCCGATGTGCTCACCCTCGGAGTGTCCGGTGCCACGGATATCCCCGATGACGTGGACATAGTCCTCGTTCACGACGCGGGCGATGTCACCGGCCTCGATGCAGCCGTCCCAGAGGACGGAGGGGCGGTACTGGCCCGGCATCTTCAGGGAGTAGGCCTGGAGTTCCTTGCCGTAGGGGCTCAGTGCGATCAGTGCGGGGCGGGGTTTTTCATCCGGGCGGTGGTAGGCGTCGGCGGCCATCAGCGCGCCATCCCGCATGGGAATCCGCAGGTCCTTGCGGACGGCGATCTGCGTTCCACCGGATTCGATCGTGGTGAAGTCTGTCATGGGTGTCCAGCTCCTTAAAGGTACGGTTGGGCGCAACGTGATCCGTTGACGGGGAGCACCCGAACGTGATAAACAACATATTATTATAATAAAGTGGTCCAAGCAAGGGTTCCCGTCCGGTAATCCTGAACCGAGGAGGAAAACCATGACTCACGACGTGAATGTTCACACCATCTTCTCCCCCTGGGGCCGATTCGGCCTCTACTCCTTCTTCATCGACGCCGAAGAGCCCGCCCTGGTGGACACCGGGGTCACCGCCACCGTGGAGGCGACCATCGCGGAACTGGCCAAGCTCGGCCGCAGCATCGAGGATGTCCGCTGGATCCTGCTGACCCACGGCCACATCGACCACCTCGGTGGGGCACATGCCCTCTGGGAGGCAACGGGACGGAAGGCGAAGGTGGCCCTCCATGAAAAGGATCTGCCCTACCTGCGGTCCCGTCGCGCCCATGTGGAGAACTACCTGAACCTGCGGGCGGATTACATTGACCACCCGGATGCCGAAGCCGAGCAGACGAGGATGATGGCCGGGGCGATCTCCGGGGAGATGGAACCCCATGTGATCCTGCGTGGCGGGGAGACCCTGAACCTGGGCAACGCCGAGGTGGAGGTGCACAATATCCCCGGCCACACCGAGGGCTCGGTGGCCTATGTGATCAAGGGCCAGAATGATGTTTTCGTCGGTGATGCCGTGCAGATCCACGGTGCCGCCAACGGTTTCCCCGGCTATGAGGACCCCGAGGCCTACCGCAGCTCCCTGGAGCACCTCCGCGATGT is a genomic window containing:
- a CDS encoding CocE/NonD family hydrolase, producing MTDFTTIESGGTQIAVRKDLRIPMRDGALMAADAYHRPDEKPRPALIALSPYGKELQAYSLKMPGQYRPSVLWDGCIEAGDIARVVNEDYVHVIGDIRGTGHSEGEHIGNYNAGGVSLGEDAYDFIQWVAEQPWCDGNVGMIGTSYFGSMSVLAAAENPPALKAIFVNGGHYDFYETTYHGGVMWLMPRAAREGRGGDSGWAFTDGVKSRMLEKYSKSEIAELVAERLKDADVAAWPNMFHTLTYPKNHEAWFDIVMNDLDGEWYEERNPITLAENIQIPTYLQIAQGRGWTMDGTIELYNTVQGPKKLDVLAYPPMNSRPFVDAHDEMFRWYEYWIKGIDNGVMDEPAVNIHIEGSHQEATGTEFPPKQVEHRPLYLRPRHILAEIPEPLGEEWAAPESFTQLPMTLTNDTAMISWSTAPFKEPTEMMGTGAAHIFAAIDQDDTNFILRLWDVAPNGKRQLITTGYLKASQNELDKERSTEGSPVHPHTSKTPVTPGEINEYIIRIYPFANSFQPGHKLLAELSNNEPMSDEHNALLPPDAFHLPIGRKTTTTVYRDAKHQSRLLLPYTLK
- a CDS encoding MBL fold metallo-hydrolase, which translates into the protein MTHDVNVHTIFSPWGRFGLYSFFIDAEEPALVDTGVTATVEATIAELAKLGRSIEDVRWILLTHGHIDHLGGAHALWEATGRKAKVALHEKDLPYLRSRRAHVENYLNLRADYIDHPDAEAEQTRMMAGAISGEMEPHVILRGGETLNLGNAEVEVHNIPGHTEGSVAYVIKGQNDVFVGDAVQIHGAANGFPGYEDPEAYRSSLEHLRDVVKPNRMFQGHPYRDATGQEVGMELDRETSQRALQESLDIEARVRGAVAKHGATASDSPYSPFAAIAAELGYEKDPRLEPSPFFTTCHGYLKR